A genomic segment from Gilvibacter sp. SZ-19 encodes:
- a CDS encoding T9SS type A sorting domain-containing protein — MKRIITLLLIFLTAHSFAQCFTSDYIMENYLTDAKILLLREIQSNPDDPDYNEPFIDESRLDYYLERLSALHANIIEEPMLDSIFGPLNIHVNVEYMPTVYHRGILMAAPYDPSWVDPYLETGLSGIPEFDALIETYSFEEVSSFITGSGSFFLWIETTEDALNIIPIASDFDALEIISSASPDTDINYRFNYTGVPFTLPGGASAEVCDIVFIEDDVRFYIAGGDCPLGCEQFTGWTFNVSETCEVSFLDVPEFDSDRIVVYPNPATDLLKIQGGGTSFTLKLFTMDGRQLEPNMIAENTIDVSGLNAGLYVLKVTDLKGDSVTKTVIIN; from the coding sequence GTGAAAAGGATAATTACTTTGCTGTTAATATTCCTAACGGCACATAGTTTTGCTCAGTGTTTTACTTCGGATTATATAATGGAGAATTATCTGACTGATGCGAAGATCTTATTGCTCAGAGAAATTCAATCCAACCCCGATGACCCAGACTACAACGAGCCTTTTATAGACGAATCTCGCTTAGACTATTATCTGGAACGACTCAGTGCATTACATGCCAACATTATTGAGGAACCTATGTTAGACAGCATATTTGGCCCGCTTAATATTCACGTGAACGTAGAATATATGCCTACTGTGTATCATCGCGGAATTTTAATGGCTGCTCCTTACGACCCTTCGTGGGTAGATCCATATTTGGAAACTGGGCTCTCGGGAATTCCAGAATTTGATGCCTTGATAGAAACCTACAGTTTTGAGGAGGTAAGTTCGTTCATAACCGGTAGTGGCAGTTTTTTCCTTTGGATAGAGACAACGGAAGATGCCTTAAACATAATTCCTATAGCAAGTGACTTCGACGCCTTAGAAATAATTAGTTCTGCCAGCCCTGACACAGACATTAATTATCGATTCAATTATACTGGAGTACCTTTTACTTTACCCGGAGGTGCTAGTGCGGAAGTTTGTGATATTGTTTTTATAGAAGACGATGTACGATTTTATATCGCCGGAGGAGATTGTCCTTTGGGATGCGAACAATTCACTGGTTGGACTTTTAACGTTAGTGAGACTTGTGAGGTTAGCTTTTTAGATGTTCCTGAATTCGATTCGGACCGTATTGTGGTATATCCCAACCCGGCGACAGATTTATTAAAGATCCAAGGAGGAGGAACCTCATTTACTCTGAAATTATTCACTATGGACGGAAGACAGCTTGAACCCAATATGATTGCTGAAAACACAATAGACGTTAGCGGTTTAAACGCAGGTTTATACG
- a CDS encoding ATP-binding protein, translating to MLNKRLLVKYLLAHNDESSFYDKKRRIDIGSKEGKAKFLKHICALSNSNPANNSYIIIGVEDANNEIVGVDFFDDSKIQNLINAYLTNPPQIQYENINFPDLEDGKVVGLVTIRSINEITSLRKNIWKYWGGTVFFREGSISKPQAFDIELVDHNSEIVAAIEQHARNNIELTLDGVIDFINNRHADMPSHYKVFKELFVLCWAGHTKQVKDETYYSRVDIELINEQKRLFYSALDEVSIKYNDDFFKIVEYVSLGLNNQTKYYPLEEVLIKFEDNGSYTIETQLLFDPPQFDKKTLHHFYNANNALLEKLKKEIPLTKMEIQDIRNLPNTYLICYLNDFPDAKDKLVEAKPFLKAYSKGVYDSYRECVRILRKLKYN from the coding sequence ATGCTCAATAAACGGCTGCTTGTCAAATACTTGCTCGCTCATAATGACGAGAGTAGTTTCTACGATAAGAAACGCCGTATTGATATTGGCTCTAAAGAGGGGAAGGCGAAATTTCTGAAGCATATCTGCGCGCTCAGCAATTCGAATCCGGCGAACAATTCCTATATCATCATTGGGGTAGAAGACGCTAACAACGAGATCGTTGGGGTTGATTTCTTTGACGATTCCAAGATCCAAAACCTGATCAATGCCTATTTGACCAATCCGCCGCAGATCCAATACGAGAATATCAACTTTCCAGATTTGGAAGATGGCAAAGTGGTTGGCTTGGTTACCATTCGTTCCATAAATGAGATCACCTCTTTGCGAAAGAATATTTGGAAGTATTGGGGCGGTACTGTGTTCTTTAGAGAAGGCAGTATTTCTAAACCTCAGGCCTTTGATATTGAATTGGTAGATCACAATTCAGAAATTGTTGCCGCCATTGAGCAGCATGCCAGAAACAATATTGAGCTCACCTTGGACGGGGTGATCGATTTTATCAATAACCGGCACGCCGATATGCCTTCTCACTACAAGGTCTTTAAAGAATTATTCGTGCTTTGCTGGGCAGGACATACCAAGCAGGTTAAAGATGAAACTTATTACTCCCGAGTAGATATAGAGTTGATCAACGAACAAAAACGTTTGTTCTATTCGGCGCTAGATGAAGTTAGCATAAAATACAATGACGATTTTTTCAAGATCGTGGAATATGTGAGCTTGGGATTGAACAATCAGACCAAGTACTACCCTTTAGAGGAGGTGCTTATAAAATTTGAAGACAACGGCTCCTACACTATCGAGACCCAATTGCTTTTTGACCCGCCCCAGTTTGACAAAAAGACCTTGCATCATTTTTACAACGCCAACAATGCCCTTTTGGAAAAGCTGAAAAAGGAAATTCCATTGACCAAAATGGAGATTCAGGATATACGGAATTTACCCAACACTTATTTGATCTGTTATCTCAACGATTTTCCAGACGCAAAAGACAAACTGGTAGAGGCGAAACCCTTTTTGAAAGCTTACAGCAAAGGGGTCTATGACTCCTACAGGGAATGTGTTCGCATTTTGCGTAAGCTTAAGTATAATTAG
- a CDS encoding SDR family NAD(P)-dependent oxidoreductase produces MKNSIALITGATSGIGQATARLMAKEGVKLILCGRRSERLQQISQELSEHTSVHPLQFDVRDKSAVNKAIDSLPEAFKNIDILVNNAGNAHGLDLIQEGNSNDWDAMMDINVKGLLYVTQAVLPGMLERGKGHIINIGSTAGKEVYPKGNVYCASKHAVDAINQGMRMDLNGTPIRVGAVNPGLVQTEFSEVRFKGDSERADQVYKGYTPLKPEDVAEAIWFAVTRPPHVNIADLTMMCVDQASSMIVNKQA; encoded by the coding sequence ATGAAGAATTCGATAGCCTTAATTACAGGTGCCACCTCGGGAATTGGACAAGCCACAGCCCGTCTTATGGCTAAAGAAGGTGTAAAACTCATTTTATGCGGACGTAGATCAGAGCGTCTCCAGCAAATAAGTCAAGAACTGTCTGAACACACCAGTGTGCACCCTTTGCAATTCGATGTGCGAGATAAATCCGCAGTAAATAAAGCGATTGATAGCCTGCCAGAAGCGTTTAAGAATATTGACATTTTGGTTAATAATGCTGGGAATGCGCACGGTTTGGACCTCATACAAGAGGGCAATAGCAACGATTGGGATGCCATGATGGATATCAACGTAAAGGGCTTATTGTATGTAACCCAGGCAGTACTTCCAGGCATGCTGGAAAGAGGAAAAGGCCATATAATCAACATTGGTTCTACTGCTGGGAAAGAGGTGTATCCCAAAGGAAATGTCTATTGCGCAAGTAAACATGCTGTCGATGCCATTAACCAAGGCATGCGCATGGACCTCAACGGAACTCCTATCCGCGTGGGAGCGGTAAACCCAGGGCTAGTGCAGACCGAATTCAGCGAAGTGCGATTCAAAGGCGATTCCGAAAGAGCCGACCAAGTCTATAAAGGCTATACTCCTTTAAAACCAGAAGATGTTGCGGAGGCCATTTGGTTTGCAGTGACGCGTCCGCCACATGTAAACATTGCAGATCTTACCATGATGTGTGTGGATCAGGCATCGTCTATGATCGTGAATAAACAAGCCTAA
- a CDS encoding MoxR family ATPase, translated as MEQATASVDIGALNAKIEQESAFVDLLTLEMNKVIVGQKHMIERLLIGLLGQGHILLEGVPGLAKTLAINTLSQAVHGSFSRIQFTPDLLPADVIGTLIYNIKENDFSIKKGPIFANFVLADEINRAPAKVQSALLEAMQEKQVTIGDETFPLDRPFLVMATQNPIEQEGTYPLPEAQVDRFMLKTVINYPQQAEEQLIIRANLKGAFEKVNQVVTLEQITRAQQAVREVYMDEKIEKYILDIIFATRNPKQFGLAELEGLIGFGASPRGSINLAMASKCYAFIKRRGYVIPEDVRAVVHDVLRHRIGITYEAEAENIDSVAIINKIVNQIEVP; from the coding sequence ATGGAACAAGCTACGGCAAGTGTTGATATAGGAGCATTAAATGCAAAAATTGAACAGGAGAGCGCCTTTGTGGACCTGCTAACCTTAGAGATGAACAAGGTGATCGTGGGGCAAAAGCACATGATAGAGCGCCTTTTAATAGGCCTTTTAGGACAAGGACATATCTTACTAGAAGGGGTGCCTGGTCTTGCTAAAACCTTGGCCATTAATACACTATCTCAGGCAGTGCACGGCAGTTTTAGCCGTATTCAGTTTACTCCGGACCTGCTCCCGGCAGACGTTATCGGAACCCTTATTTACAACATCAAAGAAAACGACTTTAGCATAAAGAAAGGACCCATCTTTGCCAACTTTGTCTTGGCAGATGAGATAAACCGTGCGCCGGCCAAAGTACAATCGGCCTTATTGGAAGCGATGCAAGAAAAGCAGGTTACCATCGGTGATGAGACCTTTCCGTTGGACAGACCATTCTTGGTTATGGCCACCCAAAACCCAATTGAGCAAGAAGGAACTTATCCGCTTCCGGAGGCTCAAGTAGACCGTTTTATGCTAAAAACGGTAATCAATTATCCGCAGCAAGCAGAAGAGCAACTGATCATCCGCGCCAACTTAAAAGGTGCTTTTGAAAAGGTGAATCAAGTGGTGACCTTAGAACAGATCACCCGAGCGCAGCAAGCGGTGCGTGAAGTTTATATGGATGAGAAGATCGAGAAATACATACTCGATATCATCTTTGCTACTAGAAATCCGAAGCAATTTGGATTGGCTGAGCTAGAAGGCCTTATTGGCTTTGGAGCCTCACCGCGTGGTAGTATCAACTTGGCCATGGCCTCTAAGTGTTATGCATTCATAAAGCGAAGAGGTTATGTGATTCCAGAAGACGTTCGTGCAGTGGTTCACGATGTTTTGCGTCACCGTATCGGGATCACCTATGAGGCTGAAGCAGAAAATATTGACTCCGTAGCCATTATCAACAAGATTGTCAATCAGATCGAAGTACCATAG
- a CDS encoding DUF58 domain-containing protein, with product MDTAALLKKVRKIEIKTRRLSDHIFGGEYHSTFKGRGMTFSEVRQYQYGDDVRNIDWNVTARYNEPFVKVFEEERELTLMLLVDVSGSELFGTKEQFKEEFITEIAATLAFSALQNNDKVGLLLFSDQIELFIPPKKGKSHILRIIRELLEFEPKSRRTDLDQALKYLINVMKKKAIVFVLSDFMTDQYKDTVKLVARKHDLTGIRIYDPREEEIPNLGVVQMLDGETGESMLVNTGSKSVRKNYNRYYRERVDYFQEVFLKSGSGQISCRIDESYVKKLLGYFKNRA from the coding sequence ATGGATACAGCAGCACTTCTTAAGAAAGTTCGGAAGATAGAGATCAAAACACGCCGCCTAAGCGACCACATCTTTGGCGGAGAGTACCACTCTACCTTTAAGGGCCGTGGTATGACCTTTAGCGAGGTACGTCAATACCAATACGGTGACGATGTACGTAACATCGACTGGAACGTAACGGCGCGTTATAACGAGCCTTTTGTCAAAGTCTTTGAAGAAGAACGCGAGCTAACTCTAATGCTTTTGGTAGATGTCAGTGGTTCTGAGCTATTCGGTACCAAGGAGCAGTTCAAAGAAGAATTCATCACCGAGATCGCTGCTACTTTGGCTTTTTCTGCCCTGCAGAACAACGACAAGGTAGGCCTACTGCTTTTTTCGGATCAGATAGAACTGTTCATTCCGCCTAAAAAAGGAAAATCGCACATACTCAGAATCATTCGCGAGCTTTTGGAATTTGAACCTAAAAGCAGACGTACAGATTTAGATCAGGCTTTAAAATATTTGATCAATGTGATGAAAAAGAAGGCCATTGTTTTTGTGCTTTCTGATTTTATGACAGATCAGTACAAGGATACGGTGAAGCTAGTAGCGCGCAAGCACGACCTTACAGGAATCCGCATATACGATCCGCGAGAAGAAGAGATTCCGAACCTTGGAGTGGTACAAATGCTAGATGGCGAAACGGGAGAAAGCATGCTGGTCAATACTGGGTCTAAATCGGTCAGAAAAAATTATAACCGCTATTATCGCGAACGTGTAGACTACTTCCAAGAGGTGTTCTTAAAGAGCGGGAGTGGTCAGATCTCTTGTCGAATAGACGAGAGTTACGTAAAGAAATTATTGGGCTATTTTAAAAACAGAGCATAG